Sequence from the Pirellulales bacterium genome:
CGCTCGCCGCAATCGCGGCCATCGTGGTCATTGGCGGATTCGCGATCTGGGACCGGCTCGTGCTCCGCTGGTCGCCGACGGAAGGCGAATCAACCATGCGGCGATGGGCCGTGCCGATATGCTTGCTCGTGGCGGCGCTTGTCGGCCTGGGGTGGGGTACGCTTCGGCGGAACGAAGATTACAGCACCGGCGCTGCCATTTGGCGGGACGTGCTGGAAAAGAATCCCGACAACGCCCGAGCCCATAACAATCTGGCCGTGCAGTTATTGGACCAGGGCAAGATCGACGAAGCGATGGAGCACTGCAAGCGGGCGCTGGAATTGGAGCGCGACTATGCCGATGCGGAAAGCAATCTCGGCTTGGCGCTCACCAAGCAGCACAAATTCGAAGAAGCGCTGCCCCATTACCGCCGCGCGCTGGAACTCAAGCCGGAACATAAGTACGCGCTTGACCTCCTGGCCGCCGCGTTGACCGAGCAAGGCAAATACTCCGAGGCCGTCGACCTTTACGATCGGCTCCTGAAAATCGATCCCGAGAACGCGAAAACGCATTTCGATCTGGCCAATTGCCTTCGCAAGAGCGGCCAGGCCGACGCCGCGATCGAGCAATTCAAGATTGCGCTCGCCGTCGAGCCCGACTATCCCGAAGCGCACAATAATCTGGCCGGCGTCTTGGCGCGACAGGGAAAGTATAACGAAGCGATCGTTCATTTCAACAAGGCGCTCGAACTCAAGCCCGACCATGCCGACGCGCACTACAACCTCGGCATGATCTTCTACAGCCGCGGGCAAATCGCCGAGGCGGAACGGCATTGGCGCGAGGCGAGCCGGCTCGAGCCGAAGCAAGTAGACTACCTTCGCGCGCTGGCCTGGGCACTCGCGACCAGTGATGACGCCGCGACTCGCAACGGCGCGGAGGCGGTGGACTTAGCGAAGCGGGCGGTCAAGCTGTCCGAGAAACCCGATCCAGCGGTGATTGGCACTCTGGCCGCGGCATATGCCGAAACGGGGCAATTCCCAAGAGCTGTCGAATCGGCCAAACAAGCGCTCGATATCGCCTCCAAACAAGAAAAAGGGGATTTGGCCACCGAACTGCGCGAGCGTGTCAAGCTCTACGAATCCGGCAAGCCGTATCACGAGGCTCGAGGCCGACGCTAGCAGCGTCGGCCACGACTTGCCGCGCGATGCTGGCCACTCGGCCTTCCGGCGCTTCGCCCGGATTGCTAGAATCCCCCGCTTTATCGTCGGCCATGGAGGGCTTTTGATGCGGGCATTGGCGTGGGGGCTGCTCGGCTTCGCGGTGACCTGTTGCGGCTGCGCCGCGTGGCGCAGTGCGCATCCAGAGCTGCCGGATCGCGCCAACATCCGGCTCGATCAACTTGTGATCCACAGCAATTTCGAGATTCCCAGCCAGCATCGCTTGCTGCAGGAGGTCAACGCCCTGCGGATGGACGTGAGCGGGAAGTTGGGGGTCCCCACATCCGACGAGCCGATCCATGTCTATTTGTTTGAAGACGGCGAGCGATATAGTGCATTCATACATAGCCGGTTTCCGCAATTTCCCGAGCGGCGGGCCTTCTTCGTCGAGACTGATACCAGGCTGAGCGTTTACGCGCATTGGGGCGAAAACGTCGCCGTCGATTTGCGCCACGAAGTGACCCACGGCTACCTGCACTCGATGCTGCCGAATCTGCCCCTCTGGCTCGACGAGGGGCTGGCCGAATTCTTCGAGGTGCCGCGCGGCCAGCACGGTTATCATCGCATCAATATCGACGACTTGATGTCTGGCTCCGCGGCCGGCCGATGGCATCCCGATATCCGTCGCCTGGAAGCCCTAAAATCGGTTGCCGAGATGAGCCGCACTGAATATGCCGAGTCCTGGGCCTGGGTCCATTTGCTGTTGGAAACCGATCCACCGCGGCAAGAGCTGCTCCATAATTACCTCGCCCGCCTTCGCCGCGACGCCGTTGCCGAACTCCTTTCGCTTCATCTTCAGCAAGCCCATCTCGACGACCCGCAAATGCTGTTGGATCACGTCCGCGAGTTGGCGGCCAAACCCGTGAATTGAAAAGACTTGACGTGCGCTGGCGATCCGGTCGGAGCCGTAGGGTGCATCAAGGCTCGGCGCAGACGCAGCGGAACCTGTCGCGGACTTAGAGCGCTCCCTGGTGCGTCTGCGCGGACTCGGCGCACCCTACTTTTTGTCATTCGACGCTCGTCGGTCCTAAATCGGCGGCTCCGTCTGGATTCTTTCGTTGCACGAGTATCTGGTCAATCCGCTGGCCGTCCATGTGGACTACTTCGAGGTGGAGGTCGTTCCAATCGGTGGAATCGCCGACCGACGGGATGCGGCCGAGTTGATCGAGAATCAGCCCGGAGATCGTGCTGAAGCCGCGCGACTCCGATCCCTCGGCATTGCGAATCTTGAGCCGCTCGATCAGATCGCTCACGCTCACCATGCCGTCGACGAGCCAGGTGTTCGCGGCCCGCTCGACGAACAGGTCGGTCTTTTCGCGGCGATGCTCGTCGCGGATTTCGCCGACCAGCTCTTCGAGCACGTCTTCGAGTGTGACCATCCCCTCGGTGCCGCCGTATTCATCGAGCACGACCGCCAGTTGATTGTGCTTCTCTTGAAACAGCTCAAGCAGCCGATCGAGCGGCATCGTCTCGGGCACGAACAGGGCCGGGTGCAATAGCCTTCGCAATTCGATCGGCCGGCCAAGATATTGCTGAAGAAATATGTCCTTGATGTGGACGAACCCGACGATGTGGTCGAGATCGCGCTCATAGACCGGCAGCCGCGAGAAGCCGGCCATGGCGACGGCTCCCATCACCTCGTCGGCCGGCGTGTCGGCGTCGAGAGCATCGAGGTCGATCCGCGGGCGCATGACGTCGCGCACCGTCCGCTCGCCGAGCCGCAAGGCCTCGACCGCCACTTTCTTCTCGACGGCCTCGAGCACTCCTTCGGCCGTTCCGGTGTCGATCATATGCTCGATGTCGGCGACCGAGACGGTCGGCTCCGCCTTCGCATCCGAGGCGGCCAACATCAGGACGGCGTTCGTCGCCGAACTCATCAGCCAAACCGCCGGCCGCCCGATCCGCGACAAGACGGTCAGAAGCGGTGCAGCGAAGCGGGCAAATTGCTCGGCGCGACGCAGCGCCAAGCGCTTGGGAACCAATTCGCCGAGCACCAGCGTCGCCAACGTGATTCCCAGCCCCACAATCACGATTGCAGCGCCGTGCGCGTTATTGGCGATGAGCGGCACGGGAACGTGCTCGAGATACGCGGCCAGCTCATGCACCAGGCTGGCGCCGCCAAATGTGGCTGTGAACGTGCCGATCAGCGTGATCCCGACTTGCACCGTCGGCAGGAACCGGCCCGGATCGTTGGCCAACTCCAGCGCTTGCCGAGCCCGCTTGTCTCCTTCTTCTGCCTGCCGTTGCAATCGGCCGCGGCGCGAGGCGATCACCGCGATTTCGGCCGCGCTAAAGAATCCGTTGGCCAAGATCAAGACCAGGATGATCAAGATTTCCCAAACGTACTCGGACACGACAAATCCGTTCTCGATCGACTAAATACTCGCCAGTGCGGAAAGAACGACGAATGTCTAATGACGAATCTCTAATGAATGACGAAGCTCGAATGACGAATGAGATTGACCAACGTCGTGCGACTCGTCATTCGCCATCCGTGCTTCTTCAGGCATTCGTCATTAGGCATTCGACATTCACCCTCCCTGGCCTCGGGTCCCGATCCCCGTCGCCAAATTGTCGCGATGGATCACCTCTTGATAAGGGCAGTGTCCGAGAGCGGCGGCGATTTGATCGGTCTTCAGTCCTTTGATTCGCGTCACATCGGCGACGGAGTAGTTGGTCAGCCCGCGGGCGAACTCTCGGCCGCCGCGATCGCATAGCGCCACGACATCCCCTTTTCGAAACGTTCCCTGGGCATCGACGATGCCGATTGCCAGCAGGCTGCTCCCCTTGGTCTCGACCGCTTGCCGCGCCCCGTCGTCGAGGAGCAGCTTGCCGCGCGGCTGGGCCGTGAAACCGATCCAGCGCTTCCACGAGGGGATCGATTCTGCTTGAGCGACGAAGAGCGTGCCGACCACGTCTCCGGCCAAGATTCGCATCAAGTTGCCCGGCTGCTTGCCGCTGGCGATGATCACGTTTTCTCCGGTGGAGGTGGCGACGCGGGCCGCTTCGAGCTTGCTCGCCATGCCCCCTTTGCTCACGCCGGTGGCCCGATCGCGGACGAGCGACCAGATCGATTCGTCGAGTTGAGTCACCGTCGGGACCACCCGCGCCGCCGGATCCGCCGGATCCCCGTCATATAGCCCTTCGACATCCGAGAGCAGCACCAAGAGCGGCGCGCGGATCAAGTTGGTGACCATCGCGGCCAGTCGATCGTTGTCGCCGAAAGTGGTTTGCAGCTCCTCCACGCTGACCGTGTCGTTCTCGTTGATGATCGGCACGGCGCCGAATTTCATCAGCGTGACGATCGTGTTGCGGATGTTGAGATAGCGGGTGCGATTGTCGAGATCGTCGGCGATCAAAAGGATTTGCGCGGCATGGCGGCCGTGGCTGCGCAGCGTCCGGTCGTAGGCCTCGACGAGGCTCGTTTGCCCAACCGCGGCCACCGCTTGCAATTCGGCCAAATCGGTCGGACGTTTTTTCAAGGCCAATCGCCCCATTCCCGCACCGACGGCGCCGGAGCTGACGAGCGCCACGCGCCGGCCGGCCTGCATGACCTGGTGCAATTCCTCGGCTAGCGTTGCGACGCGGGCTTGGTCCAATTGCCCTTCCGATGTGGTGAGGATGCGCGTTCCTACTTTCACCACGATCGTGTGGGCGGCGGCAGCGATTTCTTGGCGCAAGAGATCGGTCATGGTTGCGTGTTTAGGGCTTTCCGGCTGACTCAGTGCCCGCATATTGCTCGGCATCAGGCTAAAAATCTGACCTGCCTCCGCAATCGGCCGACGGGTGCTATAAGAATAGCGTCCGGCGGGGTAGTTCAAAACCCTCGGAGTCCTCGGTGCGTTAAGGCTCTCTCCCTAGCTGGCGGGATCGAATTCTCACGATTTGCCGGCAACAATAAGAATTCCCACAGATTTAGTAGAAACATCCGAAACCGAGACTAAAATCCGGGGTTAATACTGAATCATCCAGTTTTTGCGTGGACGATTGCGTCGGGAGTCGGAACACTCCCAGAATCGGGCCCACCATGTTGAAGAGGCAATCCACTGCGTTGCTGTTGGTCTGCGGAACTTTCCTCGCATCCGCCGGTTTTTTCGCCGGGATTCGGGTCGAGGGTTTCCGCGGCGCCCAGGCTGACTCGTCGAATCCCCCTTCGGATCGAGGCGTCTCGGAGCGCGTCTGGCCGATTGCCGACGTCAAGACCGAAGGGCGCATCCAGGGAGAGTTCGAGCATCAAGCAGCGCTGATTCTCGGCGTCAATGAATTGATCCAATTTCATCCGCAGACCCTGGCCCAGATCGTGGCGGCGATTCATGACCGAATCAAGATCATCGGCGTCGTGGCCGACGACGACCAACGGGCGAAGACTGTTTCACTGCTGAAGGACAATCGACTGCCCGAGGACGCCATCGACTTTTTCGAATGGCCGGTCGAGGCGATGTGGGTTCGCGATTACGCCCCGTTCTTCGTCGTCGGCGACCATACGACCGTCGTCGATTTCACCTATCCCGAGCAGAATCGGGACCTCGAGGACAGTTTCGCCGTGGCGTTTGCCGCGACCTTTCGGATGCACTATGACCATTGCCATTTGACTCTCGAAGGTGGCAATCTGACATCCAACGGCGGCGGCCTGTGCGTTTCCACCACGAAGCTCGGCTCGGGCAACGAACGCCGCGGCTATGACGCCAAGCGGATCGGCGAGTTGCTCTTCGAGCATTTTCACTTTACGCGGTGGGTCCATCTCAATCCGCTCGAAGACGAGCCGACCGGCCATGCCGATATGTTCGTCACTCTCTGCGCTCGCAACAAAGCGATTCTTGGCTTCTACCGCTCGGAAGATGACAAAGTCAACGCCGAGATCCTCGATCAAAACGCGGCCGTGCTGAAGGGCGAGCCGACGAAAGACGGCCCCATGGACCTGATTCGCATCCCGATGCCCAGCCATAAAGACGGCAATTGGCGCACTTACACCAACGTGATCTACGCCAACGGAGTCGTGCTCGTGCCGCAATACCCGGACACCGATCCCGACTTGGACAAGGTCGCGTTAAACGTGTTTCACGAGGCCCTGCCCGACTGGAAAATCGTCGGCATCGATTGCTCGAAGCTCATCACCAAGCGCGGCGCGCTGCACTGCATCTCGCGCAATGTTCCCGCGCTCGATGGCCTGGCGAGCGGTAAGTGACGAGTGGCAAGCTGGAGCGCAATCAGCGGCCCTTCATTCTCGCTCTCTCACTCTTCGATCTCGCAAATCGCCTCTTGGTTCGGCCATAATGCGAGCGTTTCATCGCTCCCATACGAGGCCCAGCCATGCTCGACACGATTCTGCATAATGTGTTTGTCCTCGATGTGCCGTTATTGGAGAAGATCATCCGGCCGATCCTCGTGTATTGCTTCTTGATTGTCGGCCTGCGGCTGGCCGGCAAGCGCGAGATGGCGCAACTCAACGCGTTCGATTTGGTGGTGCTGCTGACGATCTCGAACACCGTGCAGAACGCCATCATCGGCAACGACAATTCGCTTAGCGGCGGCGTGATCGGGGCGAGCGCGCTCTTGCTGACCAACGCCCTGGTCGTCCGCTTCCTCTACACGCACGACAAGCTCGACCGTCTGATCGAGGGTGAGCCGGACGTGCTCATCAAAGACGGCAAGGTCCGCATGGATCGTCTCCGAAGCGAGTTGATGACGCTCGCCGAGCTGCAAAGCGCCGCGCACAAGCAAGGCTTCGCCAGCCTAGGCGACGTCGAGCGGGCCGTGCTCGAGCCGAGCGGCGTCGTTTCCTTCATCGCCAAGCGGCCGCTACCCGAGGAAGCCCGCCAAGCCGAACTGCTCGCCCGGCTCGATCAAATCGACCAGCGCTTGGCGGCGCTCGCTGAGGATCGCGCTTAGGTGATCTTAGATTACCGCCGTCGTAGCTTGGAGCAAGGGCACGGGAACCGATGCCGGCAGCGTCGGCAACGGGCAAACTGGTCGGGAACTTTGATTGACGCCGAAGCCGGCCTCGAAGAATCGTTCGGAGAAGGTCGTGTAGCGCTTGAAGTGCTCCGTCCATTGGGACTTGAACGGGTATTGCTCCAAGCCGCCGATCGCGTTATACGGACGCTGGGCGTCGGAAACGACGACGTATTGCTGCGTGTAAAAAATCCCCGAGACCTTTCGATCGATCAAGTCGAAATAAGTCCGCACCTGCGCGAGCTTCATTTCCTGAAAGCTGGCCACGTTGATGAATACGTCGATCGCGCCGTCGGCGACTTTCAACAGGTCTTGGCTGCCGGCGAACCACAGCCCCTTTTGCAAGAGCATGGATTTCGTCAGGGCCGGCATCGCTCGAAATTCCGCGTAAAGGCTCGTCGATTCGGCCGGCAACAGCCGCGGCAAAACCGCCATCGAAATCATCAGGATTTCCGGCAGGTCAAGCAACAAATACGAGACGCGCGGATTGATTCGCTTGAGCACATAGCCGATCCGTCCCCAGCCGCTCCCCAAATCGGCCACGACGCGGCGGTCCGTCAGAATCCCAGGGTCGGCCTCGGCGATCGAAAGGATCGTGTCGAGCGAGATCAGCGTATCCCACGAATACCGGCGGCCGTCGATCGCGATTTCGTAACCCGTGTCGCTGCTCAAGTCGAATCGGCCCAGCAGATCGCTGGCATCGCGCTGCTTGATGAGGCGGTACAACATGTAGACGGCGTACCGGTGATAACGCGGATTGCCGGGGGGCGATTGCGAAAAGCTCTGATTGAAATACGCGATGTCCTCCCTGGGCACGCCATGCACGCGAAAATTCGCGTCGAAGTCGTGGCAGAGCTTCTCCCACACGCCCCGCGGAGCGAAGGGGAATCCGGCCCGAAGGTTGTCTTCCCGCATCAAGCGGAGAACCGATTCCTCTTCAGCATTCATGCTGTTGATTCTTCGTTGGATTGTTTGGTGGAATTCGACTCTTCGGTTTCTTCGGTTGCCGAACCCGGCAATCTCAAAACAATCGGCAAAGTCGCGGCGTTCAGCTTCCGAGCCACGATTCTCAAGCCATCGCCCCGGCGGTTTGGGAAAGCCGGAGCGTTTGCAGGTCTGATTAAAGCCACTGCACCAGAACTGCCGATAATAGCAATACGATGGGCTATTCTGGCCGCAGGAACGGCCAGAGCGGGAGTTGCAATTCTGTCGAATTCCGGCCACTTGAAGGACCAAGTGATGCAAGCAGCCGTGGTTTCCATGTTGTTGATGGCCGGAGCGTGCGCCAACTCGGGCGAACCGCTGCCGGCGCCGACTCCGGCCGCAGTCGCCGCCGCCCAACCGTGGCAGCCGGCGAGCTGCGAATATTCGACGATGTATCCTTCGCCGGCTGGCGGCATCTACTATCACGTCGGTCTGTTCGGCTGCCCGCAGTATACGCCCGTGTGGCTGCTGAAGGACTGCGCCGCATTCTATCCGGGCAACTACGCGGTGCCGTACGATTATCGCGAGGTCTTCAACTACCCCTGGCACGGCCCGCGGCCGATGGCGCCAATACAGGCGATCGAGTATTCAACCGCCACGAAACCCGCCGTCAAATCCGTGAAGACCGCTTCCCGGCCCGCGAAGAGCGCTTCCAATTCGCCTCTGACGACGCGCTGATTGCGGTCGTCCCGATCCAACACAGAGCGAATTGAACTGGAGCAAACTGAGAGAACAGAGCGACTAGTTCTCCGTTTCCTCCGTTATCTCCCGTTCAACGCTTCGATGTTTTCTGTCGTCACGTCCGGTGGTTGCGCACGGCATTCTTTGTTCTGCAATGTGCGTTCTTCGTTCGCGGCGCGCCGGAGTGCTAGCACTTTTGAGAACGCGTGTTCGGAAAAAAACAAGAGCGATTCGGCGCGCGAAAAAAACTTGCCTGAATTGTTGCTTGACAATTCGGCGACGCACAGCAAAATGTCGTTTTGAGTTTGCGCGTTGTTGACGAGCACTTTGATTTTGGCGATTCAACTTCACCGGTTTCACGGTGGCAGGGTAGTGGACAGCGATTAGTCCACGAACCCTCACGAGGAATTCCAGGCAACGGGAAAAGATCCAGGCGGATCGATTGGGGAGCGCGGCTGCGCGCCGAGCGAGGTTCTTGCGTTGCTGCCGATTGAAGTATCGCCCCGGACGCGCGGCGGCTTTGTTGGCGATGAGGGCCTCGACGGTTCGAGCGAATGGCAAGGCGTTGCGGTTGGGCAGCGTATTTTTGCGGCGATTTCGCTTGGGGGAGCGCGACCGAATGGATCGACTGTTAACGACGAAAGTCGGGAAATGGATGTCCCCCCCATGCTTTTTGCCAGTGTAGGGGTGGTCGAAGTGACGTGTGCTCGTCGCGCTCCGCGGTGAGGGATTTGCCTCGCGAGGAGCGCGACATGTACACTTGATTGATGGCCGCCGCGCTCATAGCTCTGGGCTCGAATCTGGGAGACCGAGAGCGAATTCTGAACGATGCCGTCGCGCAGTTGTCGCTCCAGCCTGGCATTCGGCTTGTTTCCAAGAGCCGCTGGCATGAGACGCGACCGGTCGGCGGCCCGAAGGGACAAGCCGATTTCCTCAACGGCGCCGTGCTCGTTGACACGTCGCTTTCTCCCGAGCAATTGGCCGAGGAGCTTGAGCGAATCGAAACGGCTGCGGGGCGAACTCGCGAGGGGCGATGGGCAGCGCGAACGCTCGATCTCGATCTCTTGCTATACGGTGAAGAAGTGATCGATACTCCGCGGCTCGTTGTGCCGCATCCTCGAATGACCTTTCGCAGGTTCGTTCTTGAGCCGGCGGCCGAAATTGCGCCTTCGATGCGACATCCAACGGTCGGCTGGACGCTTGCTGCACTTCGCGATCATATACAGTACCGTCGCCTGCGGAGAGTTCGGATCGCCGAATACGTTGCCGCAACCGCCGGACCGATTGCCGCCGGAAAGACAGCGCTGGCCAACACTGTTGCGGCCGCTGTTAATCACCAAGTGATGGCAGATCCAGTCGCCCTAGATTGGAATGCAAAATCGCCGCGCGAGAGCGCCAGTTTAGCTTTTGATCGCCAATTATTGAGACGACGTGCGGACCAGTTAGCCGAAGATCGCATCCGTCCACCTCCGGATTTGATTAGTGATTATTGGTTGGAACAGTCAATTTGCATGGCTGAATTGGCGCTGCCGCACGATTGGCTGGCCAAGTACCTCGACGAGTACCATGGGATTGTTGCCGAAGTCACAAAGCCGAAATTGCTTGTTTTGTTGGATGTGCCGCCGGAAGTGTCATTGCAGCGAATTAATGAACGGGGTGGCTGGTGTCCAAGCTGGCTGACGCTCGAGTGGTTGGCTCGATACCGCGAGTTGCTTCTAGTGCGCGTGGCCACGCCGAGACGAGGACCGGTGCTTCGGCTTGACGGGACGAAGCCGGATGAGGCGCGAGAGGAACTTGTCGCGGCGATTCAGGCGATGCAGTGAAACGAATTAGTTCGGCTTGCACTGTTGGTCGCATCGCCGCCTGAAGGCGGAACTCCAACGGCTGAGTGCGGCATCCGGCAGCGCGCCCCAATCCAAAATCGCAAATCCAAAATCCAAAATCGCATGCCCACCCTTCCCATCATCACGCGCGGCGACGACCTTCACCGGCAAGTCCTCGGCTGGCGGGCGGCCGGCGAGTCGGTCGGGCTCGTGCCGACGATGGGGGCGCTTCACGCTGGGCACATAAGCTTGGTCGTCCGTTCGGCCGAGGAGTGCCGGCGGACCGTGGTGACGATCTTCGTCAATCCGACGCAATTCGGCCCGAACGAGGACTTTTCGCGCTATCCGCGGCAACTCGAAAACGATCTCGCGCTGCTCGCGCCAACCGGGACCGATTTGGTCTTTGCCCCGACAACGGAGGAAATGTATCCGGCGGGGCACGCGACGTTCGTCGATGTCGGTGGAATTACGCGGCGATGGGAAGGGGCGATTCGACCGGGCCATTTTCGCGGCGTAGCCACGATCGTGCTCAAGCTATTCAATCTCGCGCCGGCCGATCGGGCTTATTTCGGCCAAAAGGACTATCAACAGTCAGTCGTCATCCGCCGGATGGTTGCCGATTTGAACGTGCCGATCGAGATTCG
This genomic interval carries:
- a CDS encoding tetratricopeptide repeat protein, with protein sequence IALLGLTIWGLHKNLAVGSLGASFFVILAPTSSFVPIRDAAFDHRMYLPLAAIAAIVVIGGFAIWDRLVLRWSPTEGESTMRRWAVPICLLVAALVGLGWGTLRRNEDYSTGAAIWRDVLEKNPDNARAHNNLAVQLLDQGKIDEAMEHCKRALELERDYADAESNLGLALTKQHKFEEALPHYRRALELKPEHKYALDLLAAALTEQGKYSEAVDLYDRLLKIDPENAKTHFDLANCLRKSGQADAAIEQFKIALAVEPDYPEAHNNLAGVLARQGKYNEAIVHFNKALELKPDHADAHYNLGMIFYSRGQIAEAERHWREASRLEPKQVDYLRALAWALATSDDAATRNGAEAVDLAKRAVKLSEKPDPAVIGTLAAAYAETGQFPRAVESAKQALDIASKQEKGDLATELRERVKLYESGKPYHEARGRR
- a CDS encoding DUF1570 domain-containing protein — protein: MRALAWGLLGFAVTCCGCAAWRSAHPELPDRANIRLDQLVIHSNFEIPSQHRLLQEVNALRMDVSGKLGVPTSDEPIHVYLFEDGERYSAFIHSRFPQFPERRAFFVETDTRLSVYAHWGENVAVDLRHEVTHGYLHSMLPNLPLWLDEGLAEFFEVPRGQHGYHRINIDDLMSGSAAGRWHPDIRRLEALKSVAEMSRTEYAESWAWVHLLLETDPPRQELLHNYLARLRRDAVAELLSLHLQQAHLDDPQMLLDHVRELAAKPVN
- a CDS encoding hemolysin family protein, whose translation is MSEYVWEILIILVLILANGFFSAAEIAVIASRRGRLQRQAEEGDKRARQALELANDPGRFLPTVQVGITLIGTFTATFGGASLVHELAAYLEHVPVPLIANNAHGAAIVIVGLGITLATLVLGELVPKRLALRRAEQFARFAAPLLTVLSRIGRPAVWLMSSATNAVLMLAASDAKAEPTVSVADIEHMIDTGTAEGVLEAVEKKVAVEALRLGERTVRDVMRPRIDLDALDADTPADEVMGAVAMAGFSRLPVYERDLDHIVGFVHIKDIFLQQYLGRPIELRRLLHPALFVPETMPLDRLLELFQEKHNQLAVVLDEYGGTEGMVTLEDVLEELVGEIRDEHRREKTDLFVERAANTWLVDGMVSVSDLIERLKIRNAEGSESRGFSTISGLILDQLGRIPSVGDSTDWNDLHLEVVHMDGQRIDQILVQRKNPDGAADLGPTSVE
- the proB gene encoding glutamate 5-kinase; translated protein: MTDLLRQEIAAAAHTIVVKVGTRILTTSEGQLDQARVATLAEELHQVMQAGRRVALVSSGAVGAGMGRLALKKRPTDLAELQAVAAVGQTSLVEAYDRTLRSHGRHAAQILLIADDLDNRTRYLNIRNTIVTLMKFGAVPIINENDTVSVEELQTTFGDNDRLAAMVTNLIRAPLLVLLSDVEGLYDGDPADPAARVVPTVTQLDESIWSLVRDRATGVSKGGMASKLEAARVATSTGENVIIASGKQPGNLMRILAGDVVGTLFVAQAESIPSWKRWIGFTAQPRGKLLLDDGARQAVETKGSSLLAIGIVDAQGTFRKGDVVALCDRGGREFARGLTNYSVADVTRIKGLKTDQIAAALGHCPYQEVIHRDNLATGIGTRGQGG
- a CDS encoding agmatine deiminase family protein; this translates as MLKRQSTALLLVCGTFLASAGFFAGIRVEGFRGAQADSSNPPSDRGVSERVWPIADVKTEGRIQGEFEHQAALILGVNELIQFHPQTLAQIVAAIHDRIKIIGVVADDDQRAKTVSLLKDNRLPEDAIDFFEWPVEAMWVRDYAPFFVVGDHTTVVDFTYPEQNRDLEDSFAVAFAATFRMHYDHCHLTLEGGNLTSNGGGLCVSTTKLGSGNERRGYDAKRIGELLFEHFHFTRWVHLNPLEDEPTGHADMFVTLCARNKAILGFYRSEDDKVNAEILDQNAAVLKGEPTKDGPMDLIRIPMPSHKDGNWRTYTNVIYANGVVLVPQYPDTDPDLDKVALNVFHEALPDWKIVGIDCSKLITKRGALHCISRNVPALDGLASGK
- a CDS encoding YetF domain-containing protein, whose amino-acid sequence is MLDTILHNVFVLDVPLLEKIIRPILVYCFLIVGLRLAGKREMAQLNAFDLVVLLTISNTVQNAIIGNDNSLSGGVIGASALLLTNALVVRFLYTHDKLDRLIEGEPDVLIKDGKVRMDRLRSELMTLAELQSAAHKQGFASLGDVERAVLEPSGVVSFIAKRPLPEEARQAELLARLDQIDQRLAALAEDRA
- a CDS encoding putative sugar O-methyltransferase, whose amino-acid sequence is MNAEEESVLRLMREDNLRAGFPFAPRGVWEKLCHDFDANFRVHGVPREDIAYFNQSFSQSPPGNPRYHRYAVYMLYRLIKQRDASDLLGRFDLSSDTGYEIAIDGRRYSWDTLISLDTILSIAEADPGILTDRRVVADLGSGWGRIGYVLKRINPRVSYLLLDLPEILMISMAVLPRLLPAESTSLYAEFRAMPALTKSMLLQKGLWFAGSQDLLKVADGAIDVFINVASFQEMKLAQVRTYFDLIDRKVSGIFYTQQYVVVSDAQRPYNAIGGLEQYPFKSQWTEHFKRYTTFSERFFEAGFGVNQSSRPVCPLPTLPASVPVPLLQATTAVI
- the folK gene encoding 2-amino-4-hydroxy-6-hydroxymethyldihydropteridine diphosphokinase, which gives rise to MAAALIALGSNLGDRERILNDAVAQLSLQPGIRLVSKSRWHETRPVGGPKGQADFLNGAVLVDTSLSPEQLAEELERIETAAGRTREGRWAARTLDLDLLLYGEEVIDTPRLVVPHPRMTFRRFVLEPAAEIAPSMRHPTVGWTLAALRDHIQYRRLRRVRIAEYVAATAGPIAAGKTALANTVAAAVNHQVMADPVALDWNAKSPRESASLAFDRQLLRRRADQLAEDRIRPPPDLISDYWLEQSICMAELALPHDWLAKYLDEYHGIVAEVTKPKLLVLLDVPPEVSLQRINERGGWCPSWLTLEWLARYRELLLVRVATPRRGPVLRLDGTKPDEAREELVAAIQAMQ
- the panC gene encoding pantoate--beta-alanine ligase; this encodes MPTLPIITRGDDLHRQVLGWRAAGESVGLVPTMGALHAGHISLVVRSAEECRRTVVTIFVNPTQFGPNEDFSRYPRQLENDLALLAPTGTDLVFAPTTEEMYPAGHATFVDVGGITRRWEGAIRPGHFRGVATIVLKLFNLAPADRAYFGQKDYQQSVVIRRMVADLNVPIEIRICPTIREPDGLALSSRNAYLSAADRRGALVLSRSLRLAADRVGQGEREARPIAADMRKMIESEPCVGLDYATLVDPDTLEEVSHVAGTVVALVAARVGTTRLIDNEIINWE